From a single Capsicum annuum cultivar UCD-10X-F1 unplaced genomic scaffold, UCD10Xv1.1 ctg44476, whole genome shotgun sequence genomic region:
- the LOC124892159 gene encoding receptor kinase-like protein Xa21, whose translation MVPEIKTYKLISYHEIKRAGNNFDGSSLIGVGSSVSVYKGTLSSGTLVARKVLNFENEKVCKRFDTECEVMRNVRHRNLVPVITTCSSDYIRAFLLQFMPNGSLENWLYKEYCQLNLLQRVTVMLDVAMGIKYLHHGNDTPIVHCNLKPANILLDEYMVAHVGDFGISKILAVSKSMAHTETLGTLGYIAPEYGSEGIVSTTGDVYSYGIMLIEVLTKRRPIDEEIHNENVDLRKWIRESFPRTMMDVVDANLLSEDEKITCKCESCIACMLELALDCPKEMAESRITMKEVVKRLNKIKNTFLEL comes from the exons ATGGTTCCGGAGATCAAGACTTATAAATTAATTTCTTATCATGAGATTAAACGAGCAGGAAATAATTTTGATGGATCAAGTTTAATTGGTGTGGGCAGTTCTGTCTCTGTGTATAAAGGCACATTATCTAGTGGAACCTTGGTGGCTAGAAAGGTtctgaattttgaaaatgagaaaGTATGCAAGAGGTTTGATACAGAATGCGAAGTGATGAGAAATGTTAGGCATCGAAATCTTGTTCCGGTGATAACTACTTGTTCTAGTGACTACATAAGGGCCTTCCTTTTGCAATTTATGCCCAATGGAAGTCTTGAGAATTGGTTGTACAAAGAATATTGCCAATTGAACCTACTTCAAAGAGTAACTGTAATGCTTGATGTGGCTATGGGAATTAAATATCTTCATCATGGTAACGACACTCCGATAGTTCATTGCAACCTAAAGCCTGCCAACATTCTTTTGGATGAATATATGGTGGCTCATGTTGGTGATTTTGGCATCTCTAAGATTTTAGCCGTAAGCAAGTCCATGGCACATACTGAGACATTGGGCACTCTTGGTTACATTGCACCAG AATATGGCTCGGAGGGAATAGTGTCCACTACTGGTGATGTTTATAGCTATGGTATCATGTTGATAGAGGTTTTGACCAAAAGAAGGCCAATAGATGAAGAGATACACAATGAAAATGTTGATTTGAGGAAATGGATAAGAGAGTCATTTCCAAGGACTATGATGGACGTTGTAGATGCAAACcttctatctgaggatgaaaaaatTACCTGTAAATGTGAAAGTTGCATAGCCTGCATGCTAGAATTGGCTTTAGACTGCCCAAAGGAAATGGCCGAATCAAGGATTACCATGAAAGAAGTAGTCAAGAGGCTtaacaaaatcaagaacacatttTTGGAATTGTAA
- the LOC124892157 gene encoding receptor kinase-like protein Xa21, whose protein sequence is MISANLPKEIGNLSQLAFLNLSNNQLTGSLPASLFNSSSQVGVSLTTNSFYGHLLLGGGNIMLNIKILSISENQISGHIPSNICQLTELKFLSISFNEITGEIPKNIGCLSKLEEFSIGETQITGNIPTSLETIFNISSLEIIDGNNLSGRIPFTTGLHLLNLQGLNLGDNQLEGELPVFIVNASKLEILGIGDNFLTGTIPNNLGNLRELQRLHLHHNQLTNESREHELQFINSLANCMMLHYLQVVGNPLNGVLPNSIGNLSSTIEYFHMGDAQASGFIPTSIGNMSGLKSLVFQRNNLMGNIPPEIGNLEQLQGLVILDNKLQGHIPGEVCYLSNLVLSSIHFNELSRLTIECLGNLSMLQKLYLGSNKFSSKLPLSLWKMSGLLFLNVSQNSVEGEVPLDIGGLKAIVELHLSGNHFSGKVPSRLGELQNLQSLDLSNNSFSGSIPLSFANLISLVFLDLSLNVLSGEILGGGVFANSTLQSFLGSRGLCGMHIFEVPSFPITNHEKQSNSKELVLKIVIPMDTSSFLVFLLVSIRIMK, encoded by the exons ATGATCAGCGCCAACCTTCCGAAGGAGATCGGTAATTTGAGCCAGCTTGCATTTTTGAACTTGTCGAATAATCAATTAACAGGTTCCCTTCCTGCATCACTCTTTAATAGCTCGTCGCAAGTTGGCGTGTCTCTGACAACCAATAGTTTTTATGGTCATCTCTTGCTTGGTGGAGGaaatattatgttaaatataaagATTCTAAGTATATCTGAGAACCAAATTTCTGGTCACATTCCATCTAACATATGCCAACTCACAGAGCTCAAATTTTTGTCCATATCTTTCAATGAGATAACCGGAGAAATACCCAAAAATATTGGTTGTTTATCCAAACTCGAAGAGTTTTCTATTGGCGAAACTCAAATAACAGGGAATATTCCCACTTCATTAG AGACTATTTTCAACATATCTTCTTTGGAAATAATTGATGGCAACAACCTCTCGGGTAGAATTCCATTTACTACAGGTCTTCATCTTCTGAACCTTCAAGGACTTAACTTGGGAGACAATCAGTTAGAAGGGGAACTTCCAGTGTTCATAGTAAATGCCTCCAAGCTTGAGATACTCGGTATTGGCGATAATTTTCTCACAGGAACTATTCCTAATAATTTGGGAAATCTTCGTGAGCTGCAACGTTTGCACCTACATCATAATCAACTTACCAACGAATCACGAGAGCATGAGTTGCAATTCATCAATTCATTGGCTAACTGTATGATGTTGCACTATCTACAAGTTGTTGGCAATCCACTGAATGGAGTTCTGCCTAATTCAATTGGGAACCTTTCGTCTACTATTGAATACTTTCATATGGGAGATGCACAGGCCAGTGGCTTCATTCCCACTAGTATAGGCAACATGAGTGGTCTTAAGTCCCTAGTCTTTCAACGAAACAACTTGATGGGAAATATCCCTCCGGAGATTGGTAACCTTGAACAACTCCAAGGTCTAGTTATACTTGACAATAAATTGCAGGGACATATTCCAGGGGAGGTATGCTACTTATCTAATTTGGTCCTATCGTCTATACATTTTAATGAGTTGTCCAGGTTAACTATAGAATGTTTAGGAAATCTTAGCATGCTACAAAAGCTGTATTTAGGTTCCAATAAATTCTCATCAAAGCTTCCCTTGAGCCTTTGGAAGATGAGTGGTCTTCTATTTCTAAATGTGTCACAAAATTCTGTAGAGGGTGAAGTTCCACTAGATATTGGAGGACTGAAGGCCATTGTAGAACTACATCTTTCTGGTAACCACTTTTCGGGCAAGGTACCAAGCAGATTGGGGGAACTCCAAAACCTGCAGTCTCTTGACCTATCAAACAATTCATTTTCCGGATCAATTCCGTTATCCTTTGCCAACTTGATAAGCTTGGTATTCTTGGATTTGTCATTAAATGTGTTGTCAG GTGAAATACTCGGAGGTGGTGTCTTTGCAAATTCTACTTTGCAATCATTTCTTGGGAGCAGAGGTCTATGTGGAATGCACATATTTGAGGTTCCTTCTTTCCCTATCACTAATCATGAAAAACAATCAAATTCTAAGGAGCTTGTGCTAAAAATTGTTATTCCAATGGATACTTCATCCTTTCTAGTATTCTTGTTGGTTTCAATTAGGATaatgaaatga